One bacterium DNA window includes the following coding sequences:
- a CDS encoding FemAB family XrtA/PEP-CTERM system-associated protein: protein MARPKVRVRLFEDRDQGRWDAYVQGSSHSSLYHLSAWKKVLETSLGHPAYYLYAEEGGTLVGLLPMIHLKSFLFGSRLISLPCFNYGGVCAHDPEVQTALIREGMEIARSTGAAHLELRQAQTYPWELAVKQHRVAMLLDLPDSWSNLWQGFSAKLRNQIRKGEKQDLEFRQGVEEELSSFYQVFSRNMRDLGTPVQGKEFFQAIMTTFSDRARICTVYQGSEPLASGLVLGFKQTLEIPWASSLRKYNSSCANMLLYWGVLRYACDAGYRLFDFGRSAPGSGTYRFKEQWGAKPRPLYWYYWLREGESLPALHPENPRYHLAIQMWKRMPLPLSRALGPLLARGMP, encoded by the coding sequence ATGGCCAGACCGAAGGTAAGGGTTCGTCTTTTTGAAGACCGCGATCAGGGGCGATGGGATGCCTATGTTCAGGGTTCTTCCCACTCCAGTCTCTATCATCTTTCGGCCTGGAAGAAGGTTTTGGAGACAAGCCTCGGCCATCCGGCTTATTACCTGTACGCAGAAGAGGGGGGCACGCTGGTCGGGCTTTTGCCCATGATTCATCTGAAAAGCTTCTTGTTTGGCTCCCGCCTCATCTCTCTGCCCTGCTTTAACTATGGCGGAGTGTGTGCCCATGATCCGGAGGTGCAGACGGCCCTGATCAGGGAAGGGATGGAGATTGCCCGATCAACCGGGGCCGCGCACCTTGAGCTGCGGCAGGCACAAACGTATCCCTGGGAGCTTGCGGTCAAACAGCACCGGGTGGCTATGCTCCTTGACCTGCCTGATTCGTGGTCAAATCTCTGGCAGGGTTTTTCTGCCAAACTGCGAAATCAGATACGAAAAGGGGAAAAGCAGGACCTGGAGTTTCGCCAGGGAGTCGAGGAAGAACTGTCGTCGTTTTATCAGGTCTTTTCCCGAAACATGCGGGACCTTGGCACGCCGGTTCAGGGAAAAGAATTTTTCCAGGCCATCATGACCACCTTTTCAGACCGGGCCAGAATCTGTACGGTCTACCAGGGATCAGAGCCACTGGCATCAGGACTGGTTCTTGGTTTCAAGCAGACCCTGGAAATCCCCTGGGCATCTTCGCTGCGCAAGTACAATTCCTCCTGTGCCAATATGCTCCTGTACTGGGGAGTGCTCCGGTATGCGTGCGATGCAGGATACAGACTTTTTGATTTTGGCCGTTCCGCTCCAGGCTCAGGCACATACAGGTTCAAAGAGCAATGGGGGGCAAAACCCCGTCCCCTGTACTGGTATTACTGGCTGCGAGAGGGTGAGAGCCTTCCGGCGCTCCATCCGGAAAATCCCCGGTACCATCTGGCCATCCAGATGTGGAAAAGGATGCCCCTGCCTCTCAGCCGGGCCCTTGGCCCCCTGCTGGCCAGGGGGATGCCGTAG
- a CDS encoding protein-L-isoaspartate(D-aspartate) O-methyltransferase, producing MQDYRMLRQEMVENQLMARGILDQAVLDAMRKVPREEFVPAGMAEFAYEDTPLPIGEGQTISQPYMVALMIEKLELSPGDRVLEIGTGSGYGAAVLARIAAEVYTVERYHDLAEAARERFQQLGSANIHVLHGDGTLGWPEHAPYNAIVVTAGGPDIPDPLREQMAVGGRMVIPVGPTPRLQELVRVRRISEYEYQEEGLGSVQFVPLIGAAGWEGPGNEGSHELPSAPPRPSLPELIRKAAEPVLSIVRPDLGGLLERIGDARVVLLGDASHGTAEFYEMRARITQELITRRDFTIVAVEADWPDAARIDHYVRNTPVIAPADKPFSRFPTWMWANTQMLSFIEWLRQYNQTIESPERSVGFYGLDLYSLYTSIAAALTCLDNVDPETARVARHRYGCLLPWERDPAAYGAAALSGRYRECEQEVVVMLQDLMRKRLEYAARNGQYFLSVVQKARLIANAERYYRFMYYGSAASWNLRDSHLFETLDILLNFRGPSSRAVVWAHNSHIGDASATEMAARGEYNLGQMCRAKFGNGAYLIGFGTDHGTVAAASDWDGPLEVKNILPAHPKSYEWLCHHSGTEAFLLPLKPASAQSRIQSQGQSQSQGQVRDQVRKELLRQRLERAIGVIYRPETELESHYFLASLPRQFDEYIWFDETRAVTPLSPDAGKGMPETFPFRA from the coding sequence ATGCAAGATTATCGTATGCTTCGCCAAGAGATGGTGGAAAATCAGTTGATGGCCCGTGGGATCCTGGATCAGGCTGTTCTCGATGCCATGCGGAAGGTGCCGAGGGAGGAGTTTGTACCGGCGGGGATGGCGGAATTTGCCTATGAGGATACTCCCCTGCCCATCGGCGAAGGACAGACCATCTCCCAGCCCTACATGGTAGCCCTGATGATCGAGAAACTGGAGCTTTCACCCGGTGACCGGGTTCTCGAAATCGGCACCGGATCGGGGTACGGGGCAGCGGTTCTCGCTCGGATCGCTGCCGAGGTCTACACCGTGGAGCGTTACCATGACCTGGCCGAGGCTGCACGGGAGCGCTTTCAGCAGCTCGGCTCTGCCAATATCCATGTCCTGCATGGTGACGGAACCCTTGGCTGGCCTGAGCATGCACCCTATAACGCTATTGTGGTAACTGCCGGTGGACCGGATATCCCCGATCCTTTGCGTGAGCAGATGGCCGTGGGTGGCCGCATGGTTATTCCCGTAGGCCCGACGCCACGCCTCCAGGAGCTTGTCAGGGTGCGAAGGATCAGTGAATATGAATATCAGGAGGAGGGGCTTGGCTCTGTTCAGTTTGTACCCCTCATCGGCGCTGCCGGATGGGAAGGGCCGGGGAACGAAGGCAGCCATGAGTTGCCATCTGCGCCTCCCCGTCCATCCTTGCCCGAACTCATCCGCAAGGCTGCCGAGCCTGTCCTGTCCATCGTCCGGCCAGACCTTGGCGGGCTTCTTGAGCGGATCGGCGATGCGCGGGTGGTGCTCCTGGGAGATGCGAGCCATGGCACAGCCGAATTTTACGAGATGCGGGCCCGAATCACGCAGGAGCTCATAACCCGGCGGGATTTCACTATCGTGGCTGTGGAGGCTGACTGGCCCGATGCTGCCCGGATCGACCACTATGTGCGCAATACCCCGGTCATTGCTCCGGCAGACAAGCCTTTTTCCCGCTTCCCCACCTGGATGTGGGCCAATACCCAGATGCTGAGCTTTATCGAGTGGCTCAGGCAGTATAATCAGACCATCGAATCCCCGGAGCGGTCCGTTGGCTTCTATGGGCTTGACCTGTATAGCCTTTACACCTCCATTGCGGCTGCGCTCACCTGCCTGGACAATGTCGATCCTGAGACGGCGAGGGTAGCCCGGCATCGCTACGGATGCCTGCTGCCCTGGGAGCGGGACCCGGCTGCCTATGGCGCGGCAGCTTTAAGCGGGCGCTACCGGGAATGCGAGCAGGAGGTGGTGGTCATGCTGCAGGACCTGATGAGAAAGCGTCTTGAGTATGCTGCCCGCAACGGCCAGTATTTCCTCAGCGTGGTTCAAAAGGCCCGGCTGATAGCCAATGCCGAGCGCTATTATCGGTTCATGTATTACGGCTCCGCGGCCTCCTGGAACCTCCGGGACAGTCACCTGTTCGAGACTCTGGATATCCTGCTCAACTTTCGCGGACCTTCGTCCAGGGCCGTAGTCTGGGCCCATAATTCACACATCGGCGATGCTTCCGCTACCGAGATGGCAGCCAGGGGCGAATACAACCTGGGGCAGATGTGCCGGGCAAAATTTGGCAACGGAGCCTATCTGATCGGCTTTGGCACGGACCACGGCACCGTGGCCGCTGCCTCTGACTGGGATGGACCGCTGGAGGTCAAGAATATCCTGCCTGCACACCCGAAAAGCTACGAATGGCTCTGCCATCATTCGGGGACCGAGGCCTTCCTGCTGCCCCTCAAGCCTGCTTCAGCCCAGAGCCGGATTCAAAGCCAGGGTCAAAGTCAGAGCCAGGGTCAGGTCCGGGACCAGGTCCGGAAAGAGCTGCTCAGACAGCGGCTTGAGCGCGCCATCGGCGTGATTTACCGACCTGAAACCGAACTCGAAAGCCACTACTTTCTGGCTTCGCTTCCCCGGCAGTTCGATGAATATATCTGGTTCGATGAAACCAGGGCTGTCACTCCGCTGAGCCCCGATGCAGGCAAAGGCATGCCCGAAACCTTTCCCTTCAGGGCTTAA
- a CDS encoding tyrosine-type recombinase/integrase produces MSIYFVKGKGWRYDFTLNGKRYTDTWFSTKREVKEAEARKKEEINNPKPIIETPTDMVFLDLVNIRLDYVKAYNSEDHYRDYRWLSKGWVKRWGKMPCCEITQDMVQRYILEIRRKISAYTANKNIRDLRATFNFGKKKRLIRCNPVDGIEFLPEEKKVKYVPPAEDIDRVIEAADPDTQDYLWVLRETMGRMSEINRMSWDDVNLEMRFVILYTRKKKGGHLTPRKVPMTEKLHQVLSERYFQRDMTKPWVFWHTYWSRRAGSMKHGPYLNRHKFMKTLCKKAGVKYFRFHPLRHSGASIMDNNNVPIRRIQKILGHENQKTTEIYLHSIGEQERLAMAVYEQARQKSHTDSHTDKNKGLSPRS; encoded by the coding sequence ATGAGCATATATTTCGTCAAAGGGAAGGGGTGGAGGTACGACTTCACCCTGAACGGAAAAAGGTACACGGATACCTGGTTCTCGACCAAGCGGGAAGTAAAAGAGGCCGAGGCGAGGAAAAAGGAGGAGATAAACAATCCAAAACCGATAATAGAGACCCCAACCGACATGGTATTCTTGGACCTGGTGAACATTAGGCTGGACTATGTGAAAGCGTATAATTCAGAAGACCATTACAGGGATTACCGGTGGCTGTCAAAGGGATGGGTGAAAAGATGGGGCAAAATGCCGTGCTGTGAAATCACCCAGGACATGGTCCAGAGGTATATTCTTGAGATAAGAAGAAAGATTTCAGCCTACACTGCCAATAAGAATATACGGGACCTTCGCGCCACTTTCAATTTCGGCAAGAAAAAGAGACTTATCCGCTGCAATCCAGTAGACGGGATAGAATTTCTTCCTGAAGAGAAGAAGGTAAAGTATGTGCCGCCTGCTGAGGATATTGACAGGGTGATCGAAGCCGCTGACCCGGACACTCAGGATTATCTCTGGGTGCTCAGGGAGACAATGGGCCGGATGAGCGAGATCAATCGCATGAGCTGGGACGATGTCAATTTAGAGATGCGCTTTGTGATCCTCTACACCCGGAAGAAAAAGGGCGGTCACCTGACTCCAAGGAAAGTTCCTATGACTGAGAAACTGCATCAGGTGCTCTCAGAGAGGTATTTCCAGAGGGACATGACAAAGCCCTGGGTATTCTGGCATACTTACTGGAGCAGAAGGGCAGGTTCGATGAAGCATGGTCCGTACCTTAACAGGCACAAGTTTATGAAGACTCTCTGCAAGAAGGCCGGGGTCAAATATTTCAGGTTTCATCCGCTAAGGCATTCTGGCGCTTCAATTATGGATAACAATAATGTCCCTATCCGGAGGATCCAAAAAATCCTGGGACATGAAAACCAGAAGACCACAGAAATATATTTGCATAGTATAGGTGAGCAGGAGCGGCTGGCAATGGCTGTTTATGAACAAGCCAGACAAAAGTCTCACACGGATTCTCACACGGATAAAAATAAGGGGTTAAGCCCTAGGAGCTAA
- a CDS encoding adenylosuccinate synthase, producing the protein MANIIIVGAQWGDEGKGKIVDILSRYADIIARFQGGHNAGHTVHFDNKKFILHAIPTGILHPRKMCIIGNGVVVDPAALIQEIEELKSQGVEINQSNLQLSKRAHLIMPYHKALDLVREEKKGEGKIGTTGRGIGPSYEDKVARTGLCAGDLLFEETLRQGLQNNLHEKNFLLEKFFQTSSMSLDELLEQYKGYGDRLKGFLSDTSVIINQAIAEGKNIICEGAQGTMLDVDHGTYPFVTSSNCVSAQACTGLGFGPKCIDGVMGVVKAYTTRVGNGPFPTELKDETGETIREAGKEYGATTGRPRRCGWFDAVVLRHAIRINGLQTIALTKLDVLDHMKSLKICTGYRWKGETFREFPSEPQILQESTPLYEEIDGWQETTHGIQCYEDLPQKAKDYINWIRDLLNIDISMISTGYEREKTIFVKGSLLDQWLNIGAD; encoded by the coding sequence ATGGCTAATATTATAATTGTAGGAGCTCAATGGGGCGATGAGGGGAAGGGAAAAATCGTCGATATCCTCTCTCGGTATGCTGATATTATCGCCCGCTTTCAGGGGGGACACAATGCAGGACATACCGTTCACTTCGATAACAAAAAGTTTATTCTGCATGCGATCCCTACCGGTATTCTTCATCCCCGGAAAATGTGTATCATTGGAAATGGCGTGGTAGTGGATCCGGCAGCCCTGATTCAGGAAATCGAGGAGTTAAAAAGCCAGGGAGTGGAAATCAATCAGAGCAATCTGCAGCTCAGCAAGCGTGCTCATCTGATTATGCCCTACCATAAGGCCCTGGATCTGGTGCGGGAAGAAAAAAAGGGAGAGGGCAAGATCGGAACCACCGGCAGGGGAATCGGGCCATCGTATGAAGATAAAGTGGCCAGAACCGGATTGTGTGCCGGCGATCTGCTTTTTGAAGAAACCCTGCGGCAGGGGCTTCAAAACAACCTTCATGAGAAAAACTTCCTCCTGGAGAAATTTTTCCAGACATCGAGCATGTCGCTCGATGAGCTCCTTGAGCAGTACAAGGGCTATGGTGATCGACTGAAAGGTTTTCTCAGTGATACTTCAGTCATCATCAACCAGGCTATTGCCGAAGGTAAAAATATTATCTGCGAAGGGGCACAAGGCACCATGCTCGATGTAGATCATGGCACATATCCATTCGTCACCTCTTCAAATTGTGTTTCCGCCCAGGCCTGCACCGGCTTGGGGTTTGGACCCAAATGCATCGACGGCGTTATGGGAGTGGTCAAGGCTTACACCACCCGTGTGGGTAACGGCCCATTCCCTACGGAGCTCAAGGATGAAACAGGTGAAACAATCCGCGAGGCGGGAAAAGAATACGGTGCAACCACGGGCAGACCCAGAAGATGCGGCTGGTTTGATGCCGTGGTTCTTCGGCACGCGATTCGAATCAATGGATTGCAGACTATCGCCCTGACCAAGCTGGATGTTTTGGATCATATGAAATCCCTGAAAATTTGCACCGGCTATCGATGGAAAGGTGAAACTTTCCGGGAATTCCCTTCTGAGCCTCAAATCCTCCAGGAAAGTACTCCCCTCTATGAAGAGATCGACGGCTGGCAGGAGACAACTCACGGTATCCAATGCTATGAAGACCTTCCGCAAAAAGCCAAAGATTATATCAACTGGATACGTGATTTATTGAATATCGACATTTCAATGATTTCGACCGGCTACGAGAGGGAAAAAACCATCTTTGTCAAAGGCTCTCTGCTTGATCAATGGCTGAATATTGGTGCTGATTAA
- a CDS encoding sulfotransferase, protein MPADSTINQLKFPPLHRLINRAGKTLDRLGISLINLSAESLLKAACRQTGLSDWGDEDFLTPLTILLDSYNQEADLSFLGRISVRQNCIRLLSNRLRIQDDCNRYPQILETPICRPLFIVGLPRTGTTLLHNLLAQDPTVRVPRTWELMQPSPPPTPEGRKTDRRIAAASKKINRIFACAPQIFSIHPFDPTGPEECILLFQHGFTSYLFVLYTNVPHYTEWLLQHDMVPAYQYYRRQLQLLQWRCPGSHWVLKSPAHLFSLNALLTVFPDACLVQTHRDPHKVVPSLCSLSAMAISLSSNRLDLKCLGERGLSLCGTAIDRAMQVRESASPGQFYDVHYRDLVTDPIGVVRQIYTHFSYDFDPCMEKGMRQWLAANPQFKHGSHRYSLDQFSLDRQAIASRFAAYREKFNVGQE, encoded by the coding sequence GTGCCAGCGGATTCAACGATTAACCAGCTTAAATTCCCCCCGCTTCACCGGCTCATTAACCGGGCAGGGAAAACCCTGGACCGGCTGGGGATATCCCTTATCAATTTATCGGCAGAGTCTCTGCTGAAGGCTGCCTGCCGTCAAACCGGATTATCTGACTGGGGAGATGAGGATTTTCTTACCCCGCTCACGATTCTGCTCGACTCTTATAACCAAGAGGCTGATCTGAGCTTTCTTGGACGAATCAGCGTGCGGCAGAACTGCATCAGATTGCTATCCAACAGACTCCGCATCCAGGATGACTGTAACCGTTATCCACAGATCCTGGAAACCCCGATATGCAGGCCTCTGTTCATAGTCGGACTTCCCCGGACCGGGACCACGCTTCTTCATAACCTTCTTGCCCAGGACCCCACTGTCCGGGTACCTCGCACTTGGGAGCTTATGCAGCCATCACCGCCACCAACCCCGGAGGGCCGGAAAACCGACCGCCGGATTGCAGCAGCCAGCAAGAAAATTAACCGGATTTTCGCTTGTGCTCCGCAGATATTCTCTATTCATCCCTTCGATCCGACCGGGCCGGAAGAGTGCATCCTCCTGTTTCAGCACGGATTTACAAGCTATCTTTTCGTGCTGTACACCAATGTGCCGCATTACACCGAATGGCTTCTCCAGCATGACATGGTTCCCGCGTACCAGTATTATCGCCGTCAATTGCAGCTTCTTCAATGGCGCTGTCCGGGCAGTCACTGGGTGCTCAAGTCACCTGCCCATCTCTTTTCTCTGAATGCGCTCCTGACAGTTTTTCCCGATGCCTGCCTGGTCCAGACCCATCGTGATCCCCATAAGGTTGTCCCTTCGCTGTGCAGTCTTTCGGCAATGGCTATCTCCTTGAGCAGCAACCGGCTTGACCTGAAGTGCCTTGGAGAAAGAGGGCTGTCCCTGTGTGGAACAGCCATTGACCGGGCAATGCAGGTGCGTGAATCAGCCAGTCCCGGCCAGTTCTATGATGTTCATTACCGGGATCTTGTTACTGATCCTATCGGTGTAGTACGGCAGATATATACCCATTTCAGCTATGATTTTGATCCCTGCATGGAAAAGGGCATGAGGCAATGGCTGGCTGCAAACCCGCAGTTCAAGCATGGGTCTCACCGCTACTCACTGGATCAGTTCAGTCTGGATCGACAAGCAATAGCCTCAAGGTTTGCAGCCTACAGGGAAAAGTTCAACGTCGGGCAGGAGTAG
- a CDS encoding DegT/DnrJ/EryC1/StrS family aminotransferase — protein sequence MWIRRTLPPTAAPLSFRDIIGGLQGWFGEERAVDRLRQELADYFGVPDCWLISSGKAALTLILKAMHSLSPQKSMVLIPAYTCYSVASSVVKAGLSVNLGDIDPQTLDFDYSRLESQVSDQTLCLVVNHLLGRTADVDRCLQLASSRGIWVVEDAAQAMGTFSRGKPAGTRADAGFFSLGRGKVICAVEGGVILTRNPDLAAAVQREYQNLPVCGFREKAILLAKAIALTCFLRPSLYWLPDHLPFLKLGQTEFSTRFALHRMSGFQCGLMRGWKQKIARLNQSRLERTQCYRRLLAGAGLSPSQTGQDHDGEAVPLLRFPLILENTKQRDQLYRKARHLGLGISRMYPDSIDSIDQLKGQVSRGNYPAASRLARTLLTLPTHPLISLADQRRIARLITLFREIITKE from the coding sequence ATGTGGATTCGGCGGACTCTTCCTCCGACGGCAGCCCCGCTTTCCTTTCGGGATATCATCGGAGGATTGCAGGGATGGTTCGGTGAGGAGCGGGCAGTGGACAGACTGCGGCAGGAGCTGGCTGATTATTTCGGTGTACCTGACTGCTGGCTGATATCTTCGGGCAAAGCCGCCCTTACCCTGATCTTGAAGGCGATGCACAGTCTTTCACCACAGAAGAGCATGGTCCTGATTCCTGCCTATACCTGTTATTCGGTGGCCTCTTCCGTCGTCAAGGCAGGGCTGTCAGTAAACCTTGGCGACATTGATCCCCAGACTCTGGATTTCGATTATTCCCGGCTTGAGTCCCAGGTGAGCGACCAGACACTCTGCCTGGTCGTCAATCATCTTCTGGGCAGGACGGCGGATGTGGACCGATGTCTGCAGCTTGCCAGTTCACGGGGGATATGGGTGGTGGAAGATGCTGCTCAGGCCATGGGGACCTTCTCCAGGGGGAAACCGGCTGGCACCAGGGCAGATGCCGGATTCTTCAGCCTTGGCCGGGGAAAGGTGATCTGCGCGGTCGAGGGGGGAGTGATCCTTACCCGAAATCCCGATCTGGCCGCGGCCGTGCAGCGAGAGTATCAGAATCTGCCTGTCTGCGGCTTCAGGGAAAAAGCGATCCTGCTGGCCAAGGCCATAGCCCTGACCTGCTTTTTGCGCCCTTCCCTCTACTGGCTGCCGGATCATCTGCCATTTCTCAAACTGGGCCAGACCGAGTTTTCCACCCGATTCGCTTTACATCGGATGAGCGGATTTCAGTGTGGTCTGATGCGAGGCTGGAAGCAGAAAATAGCCAGACTGAACCAGTCCCGGCTTGAGAGAACGCAATGCTACCGCAGGCTGCTTGCCGGGGCCGGGCTTTCTCCTTCGCAGACCGGCCAGGATCATGATGGAGAAGCCGTGCCCCTTTTGCGCTTTCCCCTGATCCTGGAAAATACGAAGCAGCGGGACCAGCTTTATCGAAAAGCGCGGCACCTCGGTTTAGGTATCAGCCGGATGTACCCGGATTCAATCGACAGCATTGATCAGCTCAAGGGCCAGGTATCCCGTGGCAATTATCCGGCAGCCAGCAGGCTGGCGAGGACCCTCCTCACCCTTCCCACCCATCCCCTGATTTCTCTGGCAGATCAGCGGCGCATCGCCCGCCTGATTACCTTATTCAGGGAAATAATTACAAAAGAGTAA
- a CDS encoding type II secretion system protein, protein MNPFHSEKGFTLIELMIALTVLAISLLGTESVIISIARNRASARKVSIATNLCQAKIEEMRSLGYNAVVNCIEVNINEKGLSGGIFNRYVGVSTGPVPRTKVVQVLVWWKDLMRFRSISMRTMVADI, encoded by the coding sequence GTGAATCCATTCCATTCAGAAAAAGGTTTTACTCTTATCGAGCTGATGATCGCTCTGACCGTGCTGGCCATTTCCCTGCTGGGAACGGAAAGTGTCATCATCAGCATAGCCAGGAACAGGGCTTCAGCCCGGAAAGTGAGTATAGCGACCAATCTTTGTCAGGCGAAAATAGAAGAAATGAGGTCCCTGGGCTATAATGCGGTGGTCAATTGTATTGAAGTCAATATTAATGAGAAAGGATTGTCCGGAGGAATCTTCAATCGCTATGTGGGCGTCAGCACAGGACCGGTGCCCAGGACCAAGGTGGTCCAGGTACTGGTCTGGTGGAAGGATTTGATGAGGTTCCGGAGCATATCCATGCGGACCATGGTTGCAGATATATGA